The following is a genomic window from Tachysurus fulvidraco isolate hzauxx_2018 chromosome 24, HZAU_PFXX_2.0, whole genome shotgun sequence.
actttacTTCTCTGATTACAGGTAaaccagatgtgtgtgtacattatattaAAACTAATAATGCATTTCTATACCAAGAGAAAAATAATAGATATGGTGAAAACCCCTTTTGTTTTCTTGAGaacatgagaaataaaaatatcttcagGCTTTTCTGGATTTCTGTAGGATCTGTGATGTTGACAGCAGATACTTACAGAGAGGATGCCTGTAGTGGTCAGTATTGGATTGAAAATAGAAAAGATTTGAAGCCACATTTTAGTAGATAGTCACGTCTGAGTCATTTTGGAGAATTTCCAAGCATGACTTAACATAAATAAGTCCTCAACTTCTAAAACGTCTTCCATCATTGCATGGAATGGCCATGTTTCAGAAATGTATCTTCATTTCCAGTGCAGTCTCTGGAGTCCCGTCGTTATTACAGTGTGTCTGTTGATATTTCACCGTGGACTAGACAAAGTGGTGTGTAGAACTCGTACATTAGAAATTTATCATCTGAAATCAGGCTGTGATTGTTGTGATATTATGGATAAAGATGGATAATGCCAAAAAtgggcaaaagtttgtgcacccctgaccattaCACTTATACGTGATTGGTAAACATCTGttctgtgaaggctttccactagatgttggagtgtgtctgtggggatttgtgttcgttcaggtacaagagcattagtgagatcagacactgatgttgagccaggagactccagttccagttcatcctaaaggtgttcagttgAGTTGAGGGTTGAGTTCTTGAAGTTCTTCCAGTCTAACCTTAACCTCCACAGCATGTTTTCATGGAGCTCTGGGcttttgtgcacaggagcattgttTTAGTGAAGGGCAATTGTAATGCTAGAGCATACAAAGACcttctatacaattgtgtggtTCCATCTTTATGgaaacagtttggggaagatgAAAGTACAGAGGGTGTGATGAttggggtgcacatacttttaaCCATATAGTGCTAAAATCTTATACAGGTGATGTTCCTATTTGGTGTGTTATGTTATGAGATGGTTGTCTCAAGGTGTCTGATGTAGCTCTGATGTATTTCTTTGGGCTGATATACTAGTTCGAGAGGATCTCTTGTCTTGATGTTCTTGATGGGATTATTTTCCAAGCTCAACGTGTTTCCATCACGTTATTTTCATTGCATTAGTAATTTGCTTCATTTCTCTTCAGCAAACTGTGGTGAAAAGTCTGGATAACGCTACGTTCAGTGGAAGCGGCTATCACAGGTAAGTAAGGTTTTATCTAACAGAGAGATGGAAATTCAGAGAGAACAGTAAAGTACTCCTTTCTTGTATCTTGTCCTGATTCCATCACTACATAGCTAAGTCTTAAGTTTATACCTCCTGCactctttatttcatttgtttgcatttattttacttttttcagcCTTGGCATAATATATGGAGTTTTTTCGTTTGCAAATTTATTCGCTCCCTCTGTGGTAGCGGTAATCGGAGCACGGTTTAGCATGTTCATCAGCGGACTCCTATACAGGCAAGTACCACAAATTACACAATATATCCGGTAGTGCATATTTAGTATAGTACATGTTTGTttaaagggggcacggtggcttagtggttagcacgttcgactcacacctccagggttgggggttcgattcccgcctccgccttgtgtgtgtggagtttgcatgttctccccgtgcctcgggggtttcctccgggtactccggtttcctaacccggtccaaagacatgcatggtaggttgattggcatctctggaaaattgtctgtagtgtgagtgaatgagagtgtgtgtgtgccctgtgatgggttggcactccgtccagggtgtatcctgcctcgatgcccgatgacgcctgagataggcacaggctccccgtgacccgagaagttcagatacgtggtagaaaatgaatgaatggatgaatatttgtttaaatatcttatttttttcttttattttcttttagtgGTTATAtagctgtatttattattcCATCGACCTGGTCGTTTTATTTCACCTCGGTGCTGATTGGGATGGGAGCAGCCTGTAAGTATTCAGTGTCCTCAGGGTGTTCATTCAGCTCTGTTtacactttaataataaatccaaaaaaaatgaaagggaTCGTTTAGGGTTTTTAATTAGTGCTGCTACGAATAAACTATTTCACAAAGCAGATCTTTACGTCTAGTCAACAAGAGATGGCAATAActgaatttacacaaatgaaccagttcaaaagtTTAAACACCCTTCATTCTTAACACCGTGTTTAGTGTTATCCGGATGATCGGCGACCGATTTGTTTAGGATTTGTGATAGTTATGAGTTATAGTaatcttttgtttttagttAGTACTACCCTTCAGAATCTATATAAGATATTTGCATCTTTCCCAGAAGTCAAAATACCAGATTAAACTTATCATCCTGTTTAAAATTTACACCCCCTGACCCACTGTCCTGgcttttaaaggtggggtgcacgatgtttgaaaatgcttcagaaaaccgagtcgggctgactaacaaaacaaaagtgtagccaatgagcagaaaggggcgtgtcttgtcaatatgcgcagagagagtgttcattgcgcatgtctgacattagccttTGCCGTTAGCCCTGCCTCgagttctaggtgttgaacatTGTCTTCctcgtgaaacggagctaaacctttcacgttacaacacacagtactacaaaaacacatttgtattaccatagtattactcattgtgttcatttactgataaaaatatccccatcaggttctgccataatagttgcctgggttacgcatGTATGTGTAGgacggagctatcaatacaggggttacacccatttgggttagggtcgtgtttgttttggtgatttcaaatgtcaacattggctttcgaacattgtgcaccgcacctttaatgaaTCATGTTGCCTGCTTGAGAATCAGTGATATTTTTcaaacaaagcttttttttttttgctggaaaACCAAATTATATGCAGTACCGAGAGGAATTTTCTGAAGAACTCTGGGCGGTTTATCTTCTCAAGACAAACAAGGGACTTTCACTATCATAAAGTTTCCCTCCGTTTTTTTGTGTCCATATTCGGTATCGAGTgcctttgtcatgtctcactccaaaGTGGTGAAGCTCATGTGAAAGTAGACACTGAGTCTAAGaaattatatctatattttctttttcttctaatcTACTTATCAACAGGGGGGAAAGAACACGCATCTAAAACACACTCCAAGCCatcagagtcctgactcattttatatcagactgaTTAAAAACGTCCCATAACCCAAATGCCAGAGTACTGTTAAAAAGTTTAATAATCAATCATTGTGATAAATTCAGTTATTATATCTTTTGGAAATATCTGTCAATCAGGGcaagaactaaataaaaaaaactacttcTTATTATTGCTCACATTCTTACAAGGTGTAtgactgtaatgtaatgtaatgtggcTGTAATGTGCTGAGATCATCATTTGACCTTCGTTATAGATCCTCTTTTTTTGacaaacacagtgatacagccACACTGCCAGCTCTAGATGTTTGCTGTTTAATAAGTCATTAAAGGATAATCTGGTCCGATCTCAAACCAGTTGTTTGAAGCGAAATACTGGAATCCTATAATATTCATTCAGGGTCCTCAGGTTTTTCACCCTTGATTTGTTTCCGCAGTGCTTTGGACAGCTCAAGGTCGCTTTCTGGTTGGGAATTCGGACACCTCTACTATTAACAGTAACACAGCGATATTTTGGGCTTTGTTACAATGCAGGTAACCAAGACTTTGTACTGAAGGTGATTTAATAGTAACGTGAAAGTCTTTAACGATTCATAATTCAGATCCATATCTCAAGAAGTCATGTGTGAAAAAATTTCTGAACcttattatttgttaaataatttgtgttgtaaccttcattctttttcttccagTATGTTGTTTGGCAACCTTTATGTTTATATAGACTGGAAAGGAAAAACTGACATATCAGGTAAGATATAAAGATCttaaaaatcaatacaaagttgtttgtatttattttttttgttagcagCCGTTTACAGTCTGTCTGAAATCATAAAGCTCTTGGAGTTCAAGGGAATGTAGGGGAATTTATGAAGATCTGTTGAGCTCGGATTAAATATGAGTCAGTTATTAAGTGCAGATGCTTTCTTTCTCCATTCAGGAAAATAACTGatcgatttaaaaaaagacaaaacaaaagattttgGTTTTGATCTCAAATCTGTTATGAAAAAACCTGAAAACGACAAAATTCCCCCAGAATAACTGATGCTTGTGCGTTCAGACACTCGTTTCATCGTGTCTTTAATCAccgaagtgtgtttgtgttttatttgttttctttaatagaCGAAGACAGAAAGACGATGTTTATCACTCTGTTGGTCATCTCTGCGGTCGGAACTCTAAGTTTCCTCCTTCTGCGAAAGTCAGGTGGCGAGGAAGAGGAAGGCGTTCTGTCCGAAGAGGAAGGCCAGCTCTTGCTCTCATCCCGATCGACGTACAGGAAAACCTACTTTTATACACGTTCTCATTTTTTTGCCTGTCGTGATTATTTATAAGGTTTAAGGGTTGCGGGGATTTTGTTCGATCTGACTTTACTAGGTTCTTATGTTACAGATTTAAACAGCGAGCCAGCGACGCCTTAAAAGAGGCCAAGGCAGATTTCAGTAAGTGACATCATGCCTGTTTATATTATCAGTGCAGAATGCTCTATTACAGCAcgaaagacaaaaacatgtttGAAATGTCTTCTGGGAAATGACTAAGTCTGGATTAAATCACACCATGACCGAGAAACCAAACATTTATTCAAATGTGAACCTTAACTTAATGGGTGTTAATGATCACTGGTGTACTGCACTGAGTTTGCCTCCACATTATACTCACCATGTTGATTTATCCCAAACAAAGACAAATGGAAATTAAACTGGAAATGATTTTGTAGTTTAATTGccattaaaagtgtgtgtgtgtgtttgtgttttgtaatatttctgCAACCTTTAACGActtatttctgttctgttccttTAAGAGACAATTCTGCACCTTTTTTGCACAAAAACAATACTACTGTTAAGCTTCTCCATGGCGTACAGTGGTAAGTTTTATACAGTGACAACACTTTATGttaaattcttttctttacgTGGCTTATTGCTGATAGCCACGTTTCCTCCTCTTAGGTCTGGAGCTCTCCTTTTACAGTGGTGTATATGGAACTTGCATCGGAGCTACGACTCATTTTGGAGGCAGCTCCAAAGCCCTGATAGGCATGTCAGGGATTGTGGTGGGAATCGGCGAGATTGTTGGTAAGCAAACGTTCCAGTTTGGAGATGATTAAGAAGCTTTAATGCACTGTTTGGCAGTCGTACAATTAATAGCGAAGAACAGCGTCTTTCTGTAACGTCGAACAAGGTCAGAAACACGAGTATCTCAGAGGTTCCTGATGCATTACAATGGTCCATTCTCTGGATGACACTCAGAGAAATGAGTTATCTCTAGAGTTCAAATGTGAGTCATCTCTGAGCATCTCATGCTCTGAGCTGAAGTGAGTCAGGCTGAATTAATGATTCAAAGGAAGAAAAGTCTGGAATTTGGGTCAGAATCTTGGgaaatttgcataaaatgtgTCATACACCAACCCAGATGCTGCAGTAACTCCAACTTTCATCATGAATGATGTGAATATGTTGTGACAGGCAGGGGCAGCAGCcaatcaggagagagagagatattagaagagaatagaatagaatagaatagaatagaagcctttattttgtcacatatacagtacattacagcacagtgggggacgttgtggcctaatggttagagagtctgtctCCTATCCCTAAggtgcactttggatggattaaatgcagagaacgaattctgagtatgtgtcaccgtacttagccatatgtcacgtcatgtcactGCCTGGCCTGGATGCAGGCAGGAAAATGGATGACACTGTTCACTtagttcacttttttttttcacaaattttttcttctcatatcCCAAATTTGGATTTGGGTTTTCTTCCTGAACATAAAaggaatttatttgttttctaatatTGTAGGAAGCTAGTGAGTGATCATGAAAGTCAGACCACAGTCTACACTTCATCCACCTGCAGAGGTGTAGCTCCAGGTGCACATGTGAAACCTACAGTGAAGTGAAGTTTACACTCCCTAGCAGCAAAGCGGTGTAAAAACCCACATAAGCATGGAAGAGCAAACAGCAGGAGCAGCTTCCTGCCATGTGTTTACACTTTGTAGTTTGTGCACCATACTGATGACTGATGAATAGCACCAGCACTGAACAATGGATAAAAACGTGACAGATGTTGGCTGAGTCAGAGGTTGTCATGGTGACAcagtgtgatgttttttttttgatgccTTGTATATGATCAATTTTTTCTGTATGTATATAAGATAAGAATAGCTCATTAATCTagtatataaaaatgatttataattaacaGTAAATCTATTCACATCAAAAACCATAAGCCttatattttttacttaaattTTCCCATCACTAATAATTTATATGTGAACATGATCTAAAGCCTGTGCGTTAATTGTACGTTAACTGTACATTATCATTGCTGCTTGTTGGATTAATTagaaaaatattctaaaaaaaaaataatatataatacaataaaaacttGACAGTCTACATCCtatgctatttattttttttaaaaaaggaaagaaatattaCTACCTGGCTGACCTGTTTGTGAAtaaattagctttttttttttttttaaagttaactttttatttataattaaaaaataataatataaagagaTTTCAGATGATTATAACTCATGTATCAGTAGTGAGCAAATGTGATGGTTTTGTTCTCCTTGCTGTAatttagttagctagctagagtTAGCAGGCTAGCTCACGTGTTTAGACAACTCGTACAAAAGATCAAACCGAGATGATCGATTTGATGTGCACCAGAAATCGAATCGTATTCTCTGTAGTACTGGGAAGTGATGCACAATATCCCATATCTCACAGCTGTGAAATTAATATCGGAGCAGCGCAGGCAACGGTAACTACACCCATattactaaatattattgaaacTGGCAATAACTCTTTCTACAGAACTTTCTGCTCAATATCGCCAACTCCTGAAAATCCCCACccaaatttaattaattaattatttatttttttacagtggaGAGTAAATGTAGGGTTGAGAGCCAGTATACCACatagactaataataataataataataataataataataataataataataataataataataataattgctatATTACATTACAAACACCGTTTATTTGTAGAAACTTCTGAGGTTATGGTTGGACTAGGGTTATAGAGGATGTAGCTGGACTGGATGTGTTTACTAGAGGGATTCTTTCAGGTGGAGGTCTGTTTGGCCTTGTGATGAAGAACAACCACTTCAGACGCACGTCAGTTGTCTTCCTCGGAATGGTGGTGCATTTTATTGCCTTTTATCTGATCTATCTCAACATCCCAAGCGATGCTCCCGTGGTCTTGGACTCTAGCCCACAGCTCATTCCTTATCTGTCTCCAAGGTACAGCAACCACAACAGACTCTGTATGTCACCATCTGTATTTAATGGCTGTTTGGTGTTggatataaatatgttttggtTTCTCGCAGCGTGTCCGTCGCCTTACTCTGCAGTTTTCTGCTCGGACTCGGAGACAGCTGTTTCAACACTCAGCTTTACAGCATCCTAGGGTGTGTCTACACTGAACAAAGCATTCCAGCCTTCGCTATCTTCAAGTTTGTTCAGGTACAGAATTGATTAATGCTgacaagaaataataaaagagtGAATTGTTCataacaacaacataaaataacataacacTGATCGCACAAGAGATAAATCCCTTATGTAgtgccttcttttttttttgcttacacacaaaacaaaaaaaagtttgacgTACACTAGTATTAGTCACCTTCTCAGTGCCGCTCTGTTTGCCAGACTACATGCTTTAACATGCGTATTGCACACATTCCTGTAACGAGAGCTAATTATTATGCACACAAGCAATAATATGAGCTAATTTGAACTAATTAAAAGAGATAAAACTGGCTACAGAACTGGtctgtaaggaaaaaaaatccaaaggtCACGAAATGTATTTAGAGTATTTatactgggagagagagagagagagagagagaaagagagagagagagagaaatagtgaTGTTGATTAATTTGAAGTTGACACAGCAAGAGCATTCTGCTCTTAAAAATGAACGGGTCTTTGTAAAATGGGTagatgtgtgctttaactctctttatttgaatatattgtcttctggttaGCTAGGATTCTGACTTTTgtgtactatctgcttaactagGGAAAAGCTTAAAGCTTCGGCACAAATTTCTCATCTCTACTCAACCCCCCCCGACTCCACCTACTTCaccctccctgactgcagaacaCTCTGCAGGACCTTTACTTCTATTCTGACTGCACCTACATCTCACAGTCAGGGTTCCCTTATTcctttgtcacatttctcaactgtagcagcagaagagattttacaactcatctggtcttgcaatcctaccacctgcccattggatccactcccctCCTCTAgtctccagaccatctcgcaagaccttctcCCCTTCATCACCATGAGCATCAATGGATCCCTAACATTTTAGTCATGTACCACCtacaagagagcaagggttattcccatcctgaagaaacctgctgtgcatccatcagacatcattaactacagaccggtatcacttctctctcttctttcaaaaattcttgaatgcattgtctttaaagcagcacattccacagagactgctctttttggatgtctctgagaaactacatgctgctagatcatcCAAGCTGTCatgtttgatacggtcaaccacaaaactctcttgtccaccctcaggactCTTGgaatttgcggatcagcttgggaatggtttttttcctacctggaaggtcgCTCATATgtagtaacatggaggggagtaacatctgctccacgcaaaCTCTCCACAGTTGTCCCatagggctcagtacttggtgctcttcttttcttcctgtatactcactctctgggcaaagttatttcctcacacaggttctcttaccactgctatgctgatgatacacaacttatcttctctttccggCCTCAACTTCtgttcagatctcagcatgtctggcagacatatcatcatggatgacggCTCATCAGTTGCAAAACTGAATTACTGATCATCCCTGGTGATTCATACcaaggtcatgaccttgctatatccctgcataacgatctgctctccccttcagccacagctcacaaccttggggtaaccatggacaatcaactgtccttttcctctcatgttgctaatgtgactcgctcatgtcggtaccttctctacaacattagaaggattcggccatttttgtccacacagactgctcaggaacttgttcagtctctgcaaatgatccaaaatgcagctgcacgatTTGTTTTCAACCAgcctaagttctcacataccaccccgctgctgcgatctcTCCACTGGCTTaaggtagctgcacgcatcagattcaaaacactgatgctggcctacaaagccaaaaatgaacCAGCTCCCTTTtgcctcaaagccctcatcactccgcacactgcaccccacaccctcagagctacaaGCACTGcgcgactggtcccaccatctctcagataaggaggtaagtatactacaagactattctctgttctggcacagagATCGTGGAAtgaagttcaagttcaagtttatttatatagcacatataCAAACAGCCACAtggctgaccaaagtgcttcacagtgcgtttgacatttcagatacacttaaaaaaatacacaataagatagttcaagaaactaaaataagaattattttaaaaaaaaaataaccagtttaaaagaaagtaatatagatataaaccataagatataacagacataaaacccTAGGCAATCATGAAAAGGCTAGAGAAAATAAGTTTGTCTTTAGCATGGACTTAAAACTAGAAATGGTCGGTGCCATCCTAATCTCTAGTGGCAGGGAGTTCCATAATTTAGGGgtaagaaagtgtttaattttggaGAGAATCCGCAGTTGGTAAAAGCTAGACCCGATAACGGATGAGATGTGTTTGTCAAATTTTAAGTGCTGATCACTAAAGATGCCAAGATTCTGCACCCGTGAAgatctaaaaacagataaactctCTAGACTAAACATTATTacctcagtcttttcttcaattaaaaacaggaaattttGTGCGAGCCAAAATTTAAACTCTTCTAAAGATTTTAGAAGAGCTTGCTGAAGGATTGTTTTTCCTAATTGGTAAGTAGATTTGGTtgtcatcagcatagaaatgaaaggaTACACCATGTTTCCAGAGAATAGAGCCCAGGGGTAGCATGTATAAAGAAAATAGAGAAGGAGCTAAAATAGAGCCTTGTGGAAGGCCATAGGACAGCGTGGCAGGGGGGAAGGAAAAGTTACCCAGTTTCACTATGAATTTTCTGTCAGTCAGGTATGACTGAAActgaatgaacttcccctaggggtccagacagctgagtctcTTCTTCAAACAAACTTCTACATGAAATACcttctcccctgtttgttgtatgtgtatttatatattttttttataaaaaacaagaaactttgaacaatgttttaggCTCATGTCGTGCccatcttaagtctgtaacctaatAAACCAGAGTATTACATGATAGAAACTTAAAAGTACTTTTGtaggtcactctggataagcCATGTGTGGTTTTTCTTCTTCACTCTGCATTGGTGCAGGccaatgaataaaaaattaaaaaacagccAAACTCTCGAAGACTGGATTCAGACGACGATTGGTTTATTGGTGGTAGAGCAAACAAACCAGTTGGTACGAGGGGTCTAAGTGGCGGAACCACCCAAATTGTACCTATTGGACTTAAGTGTTCTTATATACATTTCATACATGTTCCTCTGAACCCAGTTCCCTTGTTTAGGCTTCGTCCAATCACGTTTCAGCGCTTGTGGCACTCAGTGTTATTTGCCTTGCAAGTTTTCTATTCTTGCCTTCACAAGTTCATCTCCAAAATGGGGAATGTTTCATCTCCTCCCTTAGATCATAGCGTTTCTCCAATTTTCTGAAGCCCATACAGTAACTTGTCTAtacattttacttcattttactCTGAAACTTTATTTCACTACAAAGCATCATGAGCGGGCCTGCTATAGGTTTCTATTTAAAATCTAATTTCTGGTTCTCTTCTTTACTCTTCTCTAGAgatgatggtgtttgtgtgtttcctcTATATCATGTGTTTATCGTACTACATCCTAATCCATATCTGTGCACTGTGAGACCTTACTGTAGAGGAGTAATGTTTTCTTACACGCATCTTAACATGATAAATGTGTATTCTGATTCctgttattttgttattagtTCCTTACTAGTGTAGAGCTTTTTTCACTGACTGTGCacttcatttcctttccttacttaaattaacttttcgtaGAAAAAATTCGTCTGTACTTCCACAAAATCACTCGCTTTTTGCAGTCTGTCACAGAGGCTCATAGATTTTGTTGTTCGGTTATTTTCTACATCCTACAGTacatgggcaagtcgtggcctaatggttagagagtctgactcgtaatcctaaggttgtgggttcgagtctcgggccggccacgaatgaggtgcccttgagcaaggcaccgaaccccccaactgctccccgggcgccgcagcgtaaatggctgcccactgctctgggtgtgtgttcacggtgtgtgtgtgtgttctctgctgtgtgtgtgcactttggatgggtcaaatgcagagaacgaattctgagtatgggtcaccgttcCTAGCCgtacgtcactttcacttagtttctttcagtttttgttatttaaaatttccaaCACTGTTACCACAATGTTGGAAGTTCTCTAGAACAGGGGTCTCCAACACAACTGCTTTCCATGGGTTGTACTGAAACTTGACTCCTCAGACAAATCATActcctctgtgtgtgcattGCATCACACAGTTGAATCCACCCGGTCACACAGCTAGCGCCAAGACTGTACATGGAAACGTTATATAAAGTTACATTtccatttatgacatttggcagcCCTTATCAgatcactcttttttttttatttttacagatgcTCATTTATAGTGCTGAGcactaagggctttgctcaggggcccagcagtggtagcttgatggagctgtgattcgaccactGAGCTCCCACATCCACCTACCACTTATCTATTAGCAGAAATTTAAGTAGTTTGGATGAAggataaagaaaacatgattcagATCCATTTAACTCAAAAGCTGCTGGGATTCTACAGCGTTAGGAATAACACTACTAGGCTGCCATGTGctgtgtactgtaaatatttcttATTAGTGCTGATGGTGTTTTGTAgtaaattaatgtttaatatttccCATTGCATATGAATGCcatcaaaataatataatttaatcacATCACTCTTCACATCGCCATCAGGTTATGTGCCATGGGACATGTGCACTAAATAACATATCGATCTGGTTTGGTTTATGGCAATAagctatgtaaataaatgttactaataatatatacaacacAAGTAGCTCTTGGCCAGCTTAATTTCGTTAAAGCTCTCGGAGGAAAAGTGGTCAGAGACCCCTGAGCTAGAACGTCTCTGTACGCTTTACagtttttcccttcactggaactaagacaCTTATCCcatgttccatcatgacaatgcccctgtgcacaaaacacCGAGCCCCATGAAGCCATCAGTGTGCACTGAGCCCTAACTCAAACCAACctcaaaagaaattaaacataCAGCGAGGAGAACACATATAAACTAAATagtcaaaagtatgtggacacctgaccatgaCACATACAGTCTCATGTGAGACTTGAAACTGTCATTTACACTGATGTCTTAGCAGGCTTAGCAGGCTGTAGCATTCACATTTCCCATCCATGAAGACACGGTCTGTTTAGGAGCAACAGGAGAACCAATCCTATATTAATCCCCATGGGACTGGGGAaagggatgttcaacaagcacatgaGGCCATGGTGGTCAGGTGGCCACATACTTTTTAC
Proteins encoded in this region:
- the LOC113660379 gene encoding UNC93-like protein MFSD11 isoform X2; this encodes MADIRTYNVVILGIAFLLVFTAFTTCGNIEQTVVKSLDNATFSGSGYHSLGIIYGVFSFANLFAPSVVAVIGARFSMFISGLLYSGYIAVFIIPSTWSFYFTSVLIGMGAALLWTAQGRFLVGNSDTSTINSNTAIFWALLQCSMLFGNLYVYIDWKGKTDISDEDRKTMFITLLVISAVGTLSFLLLRKSGGEEEEGVLSEEEGQLLLSSRSTFKQRASDALKEAKADFKTILHLFCTKTILLLSFSMAYSGLELSFYSGVYGTCIGATTHFGGSSKALIGMSGIVVGIGEIVGGGLFGLVMKNNHFRRTSVVFLGMVVHFIAFYLIYLNIPSDAPVVLDSSPQLIPYLSPSVSVALLCSFLLGLGDSCFNTQLYSILGCVYTEQSIPAFAIFKFVQSIFAAVAFFYSGYLLLSWQLLIMVIMGFMGTLFFFIMERTLNVSADLPEY
- the LOC113660379 gene encoding UNC93-like protein MFSD11 isoform X1, whose product is MADIRTYNVVILGIAFLLVFTAFTTCGNIEQTVVKSLDNATFSGSGYHSLGIIYGVFSFANLFAPSVVAVIGARFSMFISGLLYSGYIAVFIIPSTWSFYFTSVLIGMGAALLWTAQGRFLVGNSDTSTINSNTAIFWALLQCSMLFGNLYVYIDWKGKTDISDEDRKTMFITLLVISAVGTLSFLLLRKSGGEEEEGVLSEEEGQLLLSSRSTYRFKQRASDALKEAKADFKTILHLFCTKTILLLSFSMAYSGLELSFYSGVYGTCIGATTHFGGSSKALIGMSGIVVGIGEIVGGGLFGLVMKNNHFRRTSVVFLGMVVHFIAFYLIYLNIPSDAPVVLDSSPQLIPYLSPSVSVALLCSFLLGLGDSCFNTQLYSILGCVYTEQSIPAFAIFKFVQSIFAAVAFFYSGYLLLSWQLLIMVIMGFMGTLFFFIMERTLNVSADLPEY
- the LOC113660379 gene encoding UNC93-like protein MFSD11 isoform X3 yields the protein MFISGLLYSGYIAVFIIPSTWSFYFTSVLIGMGAALLWTAQGRFLVGNSDTSTINSNTAIFWALLQCSMLFGNLYVYIDWKGKTDISDEDRKTMFITLLVISAVGTLSFLLLRKSGGEEEEGVLSEEEGQLLLSSRSTYRFKQRASDALKEAKADFKTILHLFCTKTILLLSFSMAYSGLELSFYSGVYGTCIGATTHFGGSSKALIGMSGIVVGIGEIVGGGLFGLVMKNNHFRRTSVVFLGMVVHFIAFYLIYLNIPSDAPVVLDSSPQLIPYLSPSVSVALLCSFLLGLGDSCFNTQLYSILGCVYTEQSIPAFAIFKFVQSIFAAVAFFYSGYLLLSWQLLIMVIMGFMGTLFFFIMERTLNVSADLPEY